The DNA region GCGCAacaagtgaagaagaaagtgTTTGTTAAGATTGGAAGACCTGGTAAGTCGGTTTCGACGTCCAATCTTGCCTCTCAGGAGTCTGATTCACGGCCCAGGATACAAAATCATCAAAATTCGAGAGCCTGTCAGTCAAAGGATGGGTTTATTATTCACTGTGTCTTTACCTGAGATAAAAGCGGGAGagaggccaagaaggaggttcATGTCTGCTTTTGAACAACGGCGAGAGATTCCCAATAAAGCTTTCCAGTACTTAGTTGTGAGTTCTACTCAATCGGACATTTCTTCCGCCCTACTAAACTATAGGTTGTAGTTGGCAGCCGAGCCATACGAGACCATAGCATTTGCCATCCCCTCAAAAGAGATGGTTGACGTTGATGAAGACCCGGAGTCGACATGGGAGCACTGGGATGCCGACGAGAAGGTTTACAGTTGTCAATTCTTGTATAAATAAATGCTGGGATATGATTGTCATATTGTATGATTATTATGCAGCATCCGCTTGACTTGACTAGGGGATGTGAGTAAGGCGGTACGCAAGTTTCATGATGGAAACGTCAAGAAATCTGAAAGGACCATGCTGAAACGAATATTTAATGCACTGATGCATGGGGCGACAAAATACAGTTGGACAGTGACTATGGAACTTCTACTACCACAATTGCTAAACACTCATTATCGTTTCGatattatttattattttttcttAATGGTGTCTAACCAAGCCACTGGCCGTTGTTGAGGTGCAAGAAATGGCCAGTCATAGCATTTGCGTCAGATGAAGCAAGGAATACTGAGAAATATCAGATCCGTTCGCATAGCGCAGTTCAACAACGTCAAACTCACCGTATGCCGGACCCATCTCAGCGGGCATAGAAGCTCGACCGTGTAAGGGAGGGCCGCCGACAGACCATCCCTCCATGTTGTCAGGAGGCCTAGAAGCTGGCTGCAAAGGAGTATAAACGGGGCCAGGGCAGACACCGTTTACCCGGATACCCTGGGGGGCGAGTTGCACAGCCAATGACCTGGTATAGGAGACGATGGCTCCCTTGGTGGAAGCATAATCGACCATAGCAACTGATCCTTTGAAGGCGGTAACAGAAGAGGTGTTGATGATCGTTGATCCTCGCTTGAGATGAGGAACTGCGGCTTTAGTGAGGGCAAACATGGCAAGAATGTTGCTTCTGAATGTGCTTTCCACGTTTTCAAGCTATTGAAATATCCAGTCAGCTTAGCAAACCAAGAGACGGGCCTAAATCTACCTCGATTTCTGCGATGGACTGGGACATGATTTGCTTACTGGCATTGTTCACCAGGATATCCAGCTTGCCAAATTTGTCCATGTGCTGCTTGACGACATCTGCTGCGAGGTCGGCCTGCATAAGGTCATGAGCGATTGTAAGACATTGCTGTCCGTCTTGTTCGATAGCCTTTTTAACTCGCTGGGCACTACGCACGGTATGCGTAAGCTAGGAAATCTAAATAAGGCTTATGAACTTCTTAACGTACTCTTGTTCCTCCTCAGGAAGGTATACGATGGTTACATCTGCACCTTCGCGGGCGAACATTTGGGCTGCAGCTCTGCCAATACCAGAATCGCCACCAGTAACGATggccttcttgcccttcagCTTCCCACTTCCAGTGTATTCCTTCAAGTATGGTTTGCCGTCATCGTCCCAGGTTTCCAGTTTGGTAAACTCCGCAAGAGGATCCATGTCCACATCCTTGCCTGGAAGACTCTGGTGCTGGGCTTTGATATCGGTAAGCTCCTGCGAGGCGATCAATTGGTACCCTGTAGACTGGGACTGGAAAAACTGACGGGGTAAGCGGTGATGATTTTAGGCTGATCGTCTCCCATTGTAAGTGGTGTTGTTCTGAAATGTCTTGTGGTGAGGATAGGGCGGATGAGACGGGAAGTCTTTGTGAGCTTTGTGAATAGCGGCGGTCTTAGAAGCATGGCGATGGATAATATGCAGCACGAATTATATACCGCTctgggaagagaaagtTATAAGTATAGAGACGGGGCTGACGTCAGTGGAGTCAGAGAGTGGAGGCAAAGGATGACTTCAGGCCGATTCAACAAGTGCGGTCCCCCCCCTCGCAAGGAGATGTCATTTTCTCGTTTCCATTAATTACTTTATAGCCCATACCGTCATTACCACCATACGTACGCAATCCAAGAAACAAAAGGGAAAAGCATCATATTATATGTACACCGAACCCATATGATGTAGTAGTAGTATAATAATAGGAAAAATAAACAGCTCATCACCACGGCGTCCTCCCCGCTCGTTCGTCGTATCCAGGTAACAAATGCGCCGCACTTGCAACCACATTTTCTGCTCGCTggtttctttttctcgctTCTTGCACTTGCTTCTCCAATTCTCTACAATATCGTTAGCCACGTGCTCGACGGAAGGTATATGGAAGATACATACCTGACCTGTGCCTCCAGCTGCACAgccctctcctttccaccctGCTTTTCCGTCTTAATCTTCTCCCCTGCGATCCGCAACCTATTTTCGTATTCTTTGACCCGCGCTTCCCACTTGCTCTCAGCCTGACCGTACCTCGTTTGGTACTCTGCCAGCCTTTCCTCCAAACTCGCCAACTGGTTCGACGCCGTTTGAGCTCGCTTTTCGGCCGCGATGGCCCGTTCTGTAAGGGATCGAACTTGGGAGGATGATCCAGAGGCAGTATCAGATTTGAGGGACGAGATCTGAGAATGAAGTTCGTTATTACGAGCTTGAACAGCCTGAAGTTCCCCTTCCTTGATGGCGAACTTGCTTCTCCATTCTCGCTTGGTTAGttcgagcttcttcacGGCGGCTTCAAATTGGTCCAGTGTACGCCATTTCTCCTCAAGCTGTCGTTTGAGGGACCTACAAGTTGTAAAATATCATTAGCACAATCATAAGATACAGAAATCAAAGGAACCCACGCCATGCGCTGATCCACTGACGCCTCAGTATCCTTTagcttcttctcaaactctGTTCTGACGCTCATCATCGATTTTAACCTCTGCAAAAGAGTATCCCTAAATAGAGCAAAGTTTGCTGGTGTCGTGTGGTGCTAATCACTGTCAGCCTGAACGCTCTCGCCAATATTACAAGTATTCTTACCTCCACCCCCAAGAATTTGTTAACATCTTTGAACACCCGAAGAAGCAGTTCACTTCTCTCCTGTCTTTGAGTCTCAGATTGTTTTTGCAACTGAAATCGCTCTTGCTGAGTTTCGGTGAGAAGAGgttcaagctcttcgatGCGTTCCCGTAACAGATTGGCTTCACGTTCATGTTGCTTGGCCGTCTATAATATATAGAATTAGCCTTTCCCGATCAATATCACGGCAAACATACTTTTAAGGTCTGATCAAGCTTGTCAGAAATGTTGAgtcttccttgcctttcgGAAGACAGTTTATTCTCAATGTCACGTTGTTTGTCAAGCTATCAACTGGTTAACACGATCGTTGATGTCGGACTGTTGACATACCATGGTAGCAAGCTCGATATCCCGATCTCTGAGATTTtcatttctctcctccaatTCTCTTTTGGCGATATCCAGCTCATCCTCACACCTCTGCAAGTCTCTCTTGACCCTGTCAATTTCAAGCTCCAATCCAAACCTATTGCTCGTGTGCTCGTCCCCAAGCTTACGGCGCTCGTCCTCAAGGTCGTGCAGCTTTCGTTCAACTTGAGAGAGGTCGCGGTCACGAAGATCTATTCTTTCGCGAGCAGCATCAAGCTCGAATTGAAGACGTGAGGCTTGGGTTTCCTTCTCAGAGAGGGCTTGACGAAGACGTGAATTTTCAGTATCCAGTTCGCGCTTAATACCCTCCCTATCAGATCTCcgctcttccctctcttgaCCAAGACGAGTAAgcgcctcttctttctcttcttgtatTTTTCGTCGAGCTTCTTTGAGAACATTGATCAGATCCTCGTAATGCGCCTTGGCGTTTTCAAACTCCTCATCTGCGCTACGCAAATCAGCGCTAAGATTGGCTTCCCTAGCTCGATGATCCTCCAGCGC from Cryptococcus neoformans var. neoformans B-3501A chromosome 4, whole genome shotgun sequence includes:
- a CDS encoding hypothetical protein (Match to EST gb|CF189647.1|CF189647) yields the protein MDYQNRAGANKGSGGVAGASETAVDRRERLRKLALETIDLAKDPYILRTHLGTLECRLCLTLHVNEGSYLAHTQGKKHQTNLARRAAKDNKDQTLMIQAPTAAQQVKKKVFVKIGRPGYKIIKIREPVSQRMGLLFTVSLPEIKAGERPRRRFMSAFEQRREIPNKAFQYLVLAAEPYETIAFAIPSKEMVDVDEDPESTWEHWDADEKVYSCQFLYK
- a CDS encoding hypothetical protein (Match to ESTs gb|CF185857.1|CF185857, gb|CF185683.1|CF185683, gb|CF186658.1|CF186658; HMMPfam hit to adh_short, short chain dehydrogenase, score: 231.8, E(): 1.2e-66) — protein: MGDDQPKIITAYPELTDIKAQHQSLPGKDVDMDPLAEFTKLETWDDDGKPYLKEYTGSGKLKGKKAIVTGGDSGIGRAAAQMFAREGADVTIVYLPEEEQDAQRVKKAIEQDGQQCLTIAHDLMQADLAADVVKQHMDKFGKLDILVNNASKQIMSQSIAEIELENVESTFRSNILAMFALTKAAVPHLKRGSTIINTSSVTAFKGSVAMVDYASTKGAIVSYTRSLAVQLAPQGIRVNGVCPGPVYTPLQPASRPPDNMEGWSVGGPPLHGRASMPAEMGPAYVFLASSDANAMTGHFLHLNNGQWLG